GGTAAAAGCTTCTGTTTTTATAGTTCATGGATTAAATGATTGGAATGTAAAAACTACTCATTGTAAATTATTGTGGGATAAACTGAAAAAATATAATATTCCATCTAAGATTATTTTACATCAAGGTGATCACATCTATATACAAAATCTAAAAGGGTTTGATTTTAATGACATTATGAATAGATGGTTAAGCTATTGGTTGTATGGTATACAAAATGATGTTTTAAATAAGATTCCAGATGTTATGATTCAAAGTAATTTAGATAGTTTAGAGTGGGAGAGATCTCAAAGTTGGCCTTCAAAGAATTATCAAGAGAAGGTATTTAAAGTGGATGGGGAAAAGTTAATAAAGAGTGAAGATGTAGAAGCTGATGGAAAAAGTGATAAAAAAGTAAAAAAGTTTATAGATGATATAGATGGAAGTGGATTTGATAGAGAGGAAAGAGATTATAATAAATGGAGAGACAGATTGGTTTTAGGGGAGAGAGAGAAACATAGGATTATCTATAGGAGTGGGGTTTTAGAGGAGGATGTGACTATTTCAGGGGATGTGAGAATAGAGTTTTGTGCTAGTGCTAACAAGAATAGAGGGGTGTTGAGTGCTATGCTAGTTGAGATAGGAGAGAGAAGACGACTGAGTGAAGAGCAAATCGTCACTGAGAAAGAGAAGATTAGTTTGGGGAGAGACGCTGGAATGATGGATGAGGTGGATTTTAAATTTGAGGAGAATCCTTCTAAGTATAGAGTGATTACAAGGGGACATATAAATATTCAAAATAGGAGAAGTGATTACTATAAAAATAGGGTTATTCCTAAGACTTACCATAGGTATAGTTTTGAGATGGTTCCAACTCAGTATACTTTAAAGAAAGGAAGTGAGTTAGGGCTTGTAATTTATGGAAGCGATGTAGAGATAACTCAAAGACCGTTTGAAAAGACTGTTTACTTTTTAGATGAGGAGAGTGTGAGATTACATTTGAAGATGAAGTAGTTAAAAAGTTGTAGAGAGATCTACAACTTTTTTAACTTAGGCAAATTAATTTATTCAGATTTATTATATATATTTGATTTTTTGCAAATACTGTTATAAGTACAATACCTATGATAGTAATATTCTTCAGCATGCAAAAAAGTTTTGTGCAAGGAATGACGGGGTCTTGTAAATAGGGTGAGAGTTGCAAAGTAAAATTTGCAACTTTTTTATTTTTTTTAATTAGTCATTAAATATATAAACCTTATTATATTCTTATATAAGACAACTGTATAAAAATATGTTATCATTGTCCTTAAAAATAAAAAAACTTTTTTAAAAAATAGGAGGGGATTATGATTAAAAAAATATTTTTATTAATTATTGGAATATTTACTCTGTTAGGATGTGAAAAAAAGGAAGACAAGAAAGAGGAAAAATCGCTTATTATAGTTCAAGGATCAGATGCAAGGACAATGGATCCACAAAAAGCTATTGATACTCCAACAGTAAGAGTATATAATCAAATTTATGATGGACTGTTAAAAAAAGATAAGGACATGAATATTGTTCCAGGTTTAGCGGAGAGTTGGAAAAAAATTGATGAAACAAAAACTATTTTTAATTTAAGAAAAAATGTAAAATTTCATAATGGAGAAACATTAACAGCTAAAGATGTAAAATTTACATTGGATAGAATGAAAAATCAACCTACTGTTTCTTTTCTTATAAGTGAGATAGAGGCAGTAAATATTATTGACGACTATACAGTTGAGATAGTGACAAAAGATGGTTTTGGACCATTACTTAGTCATTTATCTCACCCAGGAGCTGTTATATTAAATGAAAAAGCAGTGACAAATTCTAGTGAAAAATATGACCAAAATCCAGTTGGAACAGGACCATATATTTTTGATAAGTGGTTAGCAGGAGATAGAATATTTCTAAAAGCTAATCCAGATTACTATTTAGGAAAAACTTCAATTGAAAATGTAGTTATAAAAGCTATTCCAGAAGGAACAAATCGTACAATAGCTTTAGAAACTGGAGAAGCAGATATAGTTTATGATGTTGAACCAGTTGATATAGATAAAATAAAAGAGAATGGTAATCTTAAATTTCTAATGGAGCAATCTTTAGGAAATGCTTATTTAGGATTAAATACACAGCATAAACCTTTTGATGATGTAAAGGTTAGACAAGCTATTGCTCACGCTATAAATGTTGATGATATAATAGAGGTTGCATATAAAAATACTGCTGTTCCAGGGAATTCTCCATTAAGCCCAAAAATTCCAGGATACAATAAGGATGTTAAAAATTACGAATATAATGTAGAAAAAGCTAAAAATCTTTTAGCAGAAGCAGGATACCCAAATGGATTCAAAACATCTATTTGGATAAGTGATAATACAATTAGAAAAGATATAGCAACAATTTTACAAGATCAATTTAAAACAATAGGAATTGATGCAACTATTGAAACACTTGAGTGGGGAGCATATATAGATAGAACAGCAGCTGGAGAACATGATATGTATATTCTAGGATGGATTACTGTAACAGGAGATCCAGACTATGGATTATATCCTGTCTTCCACAGTTCAGCTCATGGTAGACCGGGAAATAGATCTTTTTATTCAAATGCTACTGTAGACAAATTGCTTGATGAAGCAAGAGTTTCAACTGATCAAGAGAAAAGAATATCGAATTATAAAGAGGCTCAAAAAATAATTCAGGAAGAGATTCCTTCTATAACTATGGTTTATAACAATCAGAATGTTGCCACACAAAAATATGTAGAAAATTTTGTTCTACATCCTACAGGATATTTTGATTTATACAATGTTAATTTTTCTAATAAATAAATGAGGTGAATTATGAATATATCAAATACTCCAGCTAAAGATGTTGTAAATTTTATGAAAAAATCTCCAATAGCTGTAATTGCTATTGGAAGTATTGAATATCATGGAGCTCAAGCTCCTCTGGGAACAGATTATATAATACCAGATTACATAGTATCAAAACTTTCTTATAGAGATGATATTTTAACTCTTCCGCCAATACCTTATGGAAATTGTCAATCAATTAAGGATTTTCCAGGAACTATAAATATTGGAAGTACTAATCTTATAAATATTTTAAATTCTATTGTAGACTCCTTATTAGCTAGTGGATTAAAGAAATTCATATTTGTTAATGGTCATGGAGGAAATATATCAGCTTTAGATCAAGTGGGATTAGATACTTTTGAAAAAGGTGGATTAGTAGCAACAATTGATTGGTGGAATTTAGCAAAGCTTTTAAATCCAGATTATGATGGTGGTCATGGAGATATTCAAGAGACAAGTACTGTTATGGCAATAGATAGAGATTCAGTAAATCTAGATTATTGTGAACCATTAGTAATAAACGAGCTATCAGATAAAATAACTAATAAGTATATAACACTTCATAACTATAAAAATGGAAATATTAAAATAATGAGAAGTTTTAAAAGTGTTGTTCCAAATGGTTGGATAGGACCGTATGATCCTAAAAATTCAACAGTAGATCTTGGAGAGAGAATCCTTGTAGATGTGATAGAGTATATCGAGGATTTTATTGAAAGTTTTAAAAAAGTATAAAAATTTAGATAAATTAAAGTAGTGTGAATACACTACTTTTTTTGTTTAAAAGTATGAGATATGGTATAATAAAAGAAAAAATATATGGTGAGGTGAGAGCATGATTAAGAAAAGTTTACCAGTGGGAATAGATGATTTTAAAAAAATAATAGAGAATAGCTATTATTTTGTAGATAAATCAATGTTTATAGACGAACTATTAAATAAAAGATCAGAAGTGACACTATTATCAAGACCAAGAAGATTTGGAAAAACTTTAAATATGTCAATGCTGAACTATTTTTTTAATATAGAGGATAAAGATAATAATAAAAAGCTATTTGAAGGACTGGCTATTTCAAATACAGATAAAATGAAGTATATGGGAGAGTATCCAGTAATATATATAAGTTTAAAAGAGATAAAGGTTAATAATTGGGACCTTTGCTTAAATAAGTTGCACCTATTATTGCAAAATGAATATAGTAAATACAATTTAACTTTAGAGAAGAAAAGAGAAAATCAAGAAAATGCCATTTTAGATTTATCAAAATTTTTATATGAAAAATATAAAAAGAAAGTGATAATATTGATAGATGAATATGATACGCCGTTAGTTACAGCACATTCACAGGGTTATTACGATGAGGCAATATTTTTCTTTCGAAACTTTTTAAGTGCAGCGTTAAAAGGTAATCCATATTTAGAGTTTTCAGTACTTACAGGGATATTAAGAGTAGCTAAAGAAAGTATATTTTCAGGATTAAATAATCTTGCAGTATCAACAATCTTAGATAGAGATTTTAATCATTTTGGTTTAACTGAAGAGGAAGTGGAAGATTTATTAAAATATTATGAGTTAGAGTATGAATTAGAAGAGGTTAAAAAGTGGTATAACGGATATCAATTTGGCAAGAAGTTAGTTTATAATCCGTGGTCTTTAATTAACTTTGCTAGTAAAAATGAGTTAAATCCATATTGGGTAAATACAAGTGATAACTCTTTAATAAAAGAACTGTTAGATAAAAACGATTCTAAGGTGATAGATGATTTAAAAGCTGTATTTAGTGGGAATGAAATAGAGGAAGTAATAACAGAAAATATCATATTTTCTGATTTAGAAGATGTTGATACAATATGGTCTTTAATGCTATTTTCAGGATATCTAACTTATGATAGGTTTGAGATATCAGATATAACTGAGGCAAAAACATATTTTTTAAAAATTCCAAATTATGAAGTTAAATCATTTTTTAAGAATACATTTATAAAAGAATATAGTCATGGTAAAACAGCGATGTATTTTAAAATGCTAGAAGATTTATATAAAGGTGATGTAGACAGATTCAAATTTAAATTTAAGGAACTATATTATTCAGCTGTGAGCTATCACGATACAGGAGATAGTGAAAAATACTATCATCACTTTATGCTAGGTTTGCTTTTAATATTAGGAGATAAATATATAATAACCTCTAATAGAGAAAGCGGATATGGAAGATATGATATAGCTTTAGAACCGAAAGATAAAAGAAATTATGGATTAATATTTGAATTTAAAATAGGAGATAAAACCTCTATTGAAGAGAAAGCTAAGAAAGCGTTATCTCAAATAAAGGAAAAGAAATATGATACATCTATGAAAAATAATGGAGTATCAAAAGTTATAAAAATAGGAATGGCCTTTAGTGGTAAAGATGTAGTTATTGAAAGTGAAGTTGATAAGTAGTCACCTTGAATTTTATAAGTTACCTTAAGAATGTCTTTTTACACAGAGAGTTAAAGATAGCTGTAGACAAATTAATATGTCTACAGCTTTTTTATAGTAATATCTTTTTTAATTTTGAACCACCGCTAATTTGAACATCTGCAACAACTTTAGATATTTCGTTAGATAGATTCTCCATATTAACACTATATTTAAAAAACCAATAAAAATTATATCCAGGAGAAGATGTTATACATATTACATTTAGGTTAAAAAAATTAAAACTATAGGTACTTAAAGTTCCAAGTTGAAAAAGAGGAACTGAAAATATATTTACTCTATTTTTTAATCTAAAAACACTAACTATTCTAGTATTAGTTATTAAAAAAGAATTAAATCGATTATCATAAACAGAATAAAGAGTTTCATCAGGATAAATAATATCTTTATTTTTAGGGTCTTTTAAAAATTGTGTGGAATTAACTTTTACCATTCTAGTTAAAGGAATAAATAAAAACCAAAATATCATCTTAAGAGCTCTTACCATAAAATTCACCTCGTTCAATATATGTATATCTTTTTACTTATTTTTTAATCCAATCCTTTTGTGAATTTTTAAAAAAAATAAAGTTTTGTTGAAAAAAAGTATAATTAGTGATAGAATATAGAACTGTAGAATGAAATATTTTTTGGAGGTGATTTATTATCGTAAAGTGAAGTTTCATTTTCGATAATAAAAAGTATGTTTTTAGAAATTTTAATAATTTTTGCAATAACTTATTCAGGAATACTTTTATCACAGTTTTTAGCATTACCTGTTCCAGGTACTATAGTTGGAATGTTTATACTTTTAGTTTTATTAATAACAAAATTTTTAAAAGTTAAGAATATTGAAAAAACCACAAACTTTATCTTAGGAAGTATGTTATTTTTATTTTTACCTCCTGCTGTAAAGCTTTTAAATTACATGGAAGTTCTTAAAAGTAGTTTTTTTAGAGTTGTTCTTTTGATAGTTTTAACAACAATTATTACAATGGCAATTACAGGAGTAACTGTTAATTTTCTTATTGAGAGAGGTGAAAGAAAAAATGGAACAACTAAATAATCCTCTATTTGGATTAACAATTAGTTTTTTAGCTTTTGAAATAGGAAAATATATTTTTGAAAAAACTAAATTTCCATTATTTAATCCACTGTTAGTGGGAGCTGCTTTAGTTATTGGATTTCTTTATTACTTTTCAATACCTTTAGATTACTATTTAAAAGGTGGAGATATGATTGAGTTTTTCTTAATTCCTGGAACTGTGCTTTTAGCAGTACCTCTATATAAACAGCTAAACCTTTTGAAAAAATATTATATTCCCATACTTATTGGTGGATTAGTTGGAGCAGTGACAACTATAACGTCAACTATTGTATTGGCTAAAATATTAGGAATTGATAGATTACTTTTAATATCTTTTATTCCTAAATCTATAACTACTCCAATAGGGGTAGAAGTGAGTAAAAACCTTGGTGGAATTCCTGCAATTACAATTTTCTCTATAGTTTTAACAGGAATTTGTGGAAATATATTTGCAGTAAGCATTTGTAAGCTATTTAAAATAAATCACCCTGTTGCTAAAGGAGTGGCTATTGGAATATCTAGTCACGTTGGTGGAACTACTAAAGCTATGGAGATGGGAGAGGTTGAAGGTGCTATAAGTGCTCTTTCTATAGTTATTGCAGGAGTGTTAACTCTAATTTTAGCAATTTTCATTAGAAATTTTATTGCTTATATCTAGAAAACAATGAAAAAAATATAAACTAAAGTAGTGTGAATACACTACTTTTTTTGTTTAAAGATATGAGATATGGTATAATAAAAGAAAAAATGTTTGTGTAAACCTTCAAGTTGGGATAATATTAAACTATCTAACTTGAAGGTTTTTATGGGAAAAAATTATTACTAAAGATATATTTTAGAATATATACCCTAATTTAACACCTATAGTGACATTTTTTCTTTCTTTATTTGTTAAGTAATCTCCTTCGATTCCGTAAGTTATTCCTGAATCTCTTTGTACATCGTAAGCTAAAGTTAGCTTTAGAGATTCTTTTTCATTGTCTTTACCTAAAATTGTAAAGTTTGATGTAGAACCTTGAATTTTACCACTCATATTTTCATTATCATATCCACTTAATCCATAAATTCCAGATAATCCAGCAGATAATTGACTAACAGTTCCTTTACTATAAAGAGTTTTACTAATGTTAAATCCCAACTCCCCATCTAAATAGTTATAGTTTTGCTTAGCTATATCTAAAGCCAACTTCTCCTTTGATTCTTCAATACTATTTTGAATAATTAATGAGTATGATAATAGCCCTTTTGCACCAATTCTCATATCTTTAGGAAGTGGATAATCATAAATAACTCCACTATAAAGATTTAATCCATTTGTCTTAGGTTTACTTTTAAAACTTAAATCTTGGTAGTTATTTTTTAACTTTCTATTTACATCATATTCTCCATATTGAGCTCCTATTCCAGATATTATATTAAAGTTAGGAGTATATGCATATCTTCCATATCCACCTAAATATAGAGATTGTCCTTTTACATTTGAATTTGTTGTCACTGTATCAAGGCTATCTTTTTTTATTTCTTGGTGATTAGAAGTAGCTCCTCCAAAAATTCCACCAATTTTAAAAGAATCATTCATCTTTTTTTCATAAAGAGCATATCCTGTGTTTATATTTCCTTTAAAATCATCTTCCACATCTCTATTAGATATATATCCACCATCTACATATGAATCTTTTTCAAAACTATTTTGAACTCCAAAAGGCAATGAAGTAAATGTATTCAACTCATTTTTAGATATTTTATTTAAATATTTGTAGATATTTCTTTTTGACATTTGGTCAGTTAACATCTTTAATTCACTTAAAGCCTCTTGTTCTCTCACACCTCCAAATACAGTTTTCTTATTTGTAGAAGTAGTTGTTTCCCAGATACTTCCAATTTTTTTAGCATCTTTAATACTTTTGTAAACTTCATTTTCTAGATTATCTAAACCTTGAACTCTATCTTTTACAACAACTTGAACTAAAGAGTTACCATTCTCATCACTTTTATTAAGCTCTTTAATCTCGTGGACTATCGAATCTGAATCTAATTTAATTTTAGATTTTAAAAACTCTTCCCCACTAGTAGTGAAGTTTCTAACTGTTGTTTCCAAAGGTCTTCCCATATTTATAGTTGAGTCTTCATCAATTTTAGAAACTATCATTTCAATAGAAAACTTATTCTTTTCATTTAAATCTAAAACATATGCATTTGTAAACTCAATATCTTTATCAGAATCTCTAAAGGCATGTTGTATAAGATGTCCCTTATTATCTTTAACATCTGTATCTATATCTAAAGTTAAAGAGTGGTTTCCTGATAGAGATGGATTATTTTCATCTCCTATAGCTCTTCCAACTTCTACAACAGCTATATTTTTAAGTTTAGCATATGGTCCTAAAATTATATTTGTTCCATATTTTCCTGTAAATTGCTCTGTTATTCTAAGTTTATTATATCCTTCTCCTAAATCAATAGTTCCATCAACTCTACCCTTACCTCTAAACTCTATATTTTTAGATTCTATTTCAAGTATTAAATTTTTATCAGAAAGGATTCGATCAGTCCACTTTCTCCATATTGCCTCTTTCTCCTCGGGATTATCATCTCTCCAACTAGCAAATCCAGTGAAAAAACCATGTTCTTTTTGAATACTTTCAATCTTTTCATACTCTGCTAAGTATTTATTAAAGTCTGTTTTTTCATATTTTTTCATATTCTCATAAAGCGGAGTTACTTCAGCTAAATATTTTTCCAATGCTTTTTCAAACTCTCCACCTTTTTTAAAAGGTGTTACCCATTTAGCATTAAACTCCTCCTCTTCCATCTCACCACTTTTTAACTTCTGCTTATCAGCAGTTAATTTTTCAATAGAGTTAGAATATTTAGTTACATATTTAGATTCATCTTTTAACATATCCTCTAAACTTTTCCCCTCGTTTCCGTAGTAACTTCCCCCTGTTATTCTAAGATTCTCTTTAGAAATACCTTTATCTTCAATATACATATTTGAATCTTTTGTATAAAAAATTTGTCCCTGCTCATTTTTAGGTTCGTAAGTATATATTTTTGTATATACAGTTTCATTTAAAGTTTGGTCATACCCCTCTCTAATTCTAACTCCTTGTAAATTCCATAGAACTCTCCACTCCTCCTTATCATTTTTAGTAAATAACTCACCATTTTTTAACTCTGTTTCAACACCATTCTCTTTTAATTTTTCATGGAGATATTTAGCAACTTCCTCTTTAGGTTTATCTTGAATTTTCTCTCTATAATCTTTCATAGATATATCTAAAGGATTTGCAGTATCGTAACTTTTATTTAAAGTTTTATTTATATTTGTATAAACACCTTCAATACTATATTTTTCATTTTTATTATCTCTTATTTTTTCTACAGTTTTATTATAATCATCACTTTTTTTGAAAATAATATCTTTTACACTATTTCCATTTCCAAAGTAAAATCTCTTTTCATAGTTGTTTCCAACAAAGGGAAGTTTCTCTTTTAAAGATTTATCAATTGCATTTAACTTATTTTCTACAATATCAATTGCAGAGTGATAAGTTTCCCCTTTATAAAATCCTCTGACTCCTGTAAGTTCTAGCTTATCGTTAGCATGGGCCATTGCAACAATATCAATTCCATTATCTTTGGGACCTAAATCATGTGTACTTCCCTCTAAGTAAGCGGAATTTATACCTTTTTTTTTGTTTATTTGATCCACAACTCTTAATATATTTTCATAAGCTCCTTTTTCTATTGTTTCAGGAGGAATAGATATTATTGGTAAATCATTTGCATATATTTTTCCGCTCAATGCTAACAGTGCTAAAAGTAAATATTTATTTTTTTTCATCTTTAATCTCTCCTTTAAAATTTAACATTTAATCCTATATAGTAGTTTCTCTCTGGTGCAGGAACTGCTTCAATACTTGTTTCTCTCAAGTTATATTTAGTAGAAGCTAAGTTTTTAATACCAGCTCTAACTGATGAATACTCATCTAATTTATATGTAACTCCCACATCTAAAACACCATAACCATCAATTTTATAACTAAAGCTTTTATCCTCTTCACTCATCTCTCTTCCCTCTTTGCTACTTATATAGGTATAGGTTCCGTTTAAAGATAGATTATCTGTTAAGCTATACTTTGTTCCTAATGTAAGCTTTACCTTTGGAACTAAAGGAACTTTATCTCCTTTTTTAATTTGAGCTTTTTCATTTCCTTTTAGAGTTTTAGCATCTATAAAAGTTAAAGACTCATTAAAGGTAAACTTCCCTAAGTATTGCTCTGTTTCTGCTTCTAAACCAAGTCTTCTTGTTTTTCCAATGTTTTTATATTGCCATCTTTTTATAGCTGGATTAGTAACTCCAGATTGAATTAATACAATCTCATTATCTGTATCTGTTGCAAAGAAAGTTAAACTAACATATGAATCATAGATATAATCTCTAACTCCTAACTCTATAGTATTTGTAGTTTCAGCTTTTAAATGATTATCCACATATATAGAGGATACATTAACATTAGGTGGAACAAAGAAACCTACACTTTTATCAGAAGCCAATTTTTTGTCATGAATTTTATCTGTTAATTGAGATGGAAAAGGAGTTATAAAACCTCGTTCATATCTTGTATAGAAATTTCCAGTATCTCTATATTTATATAAAAGTCCTAACTCACCAGCATAGTTTTCCATTTTTCTATCAGTTTCTATAGTTTGAATTTTAGGATTAATTAATGGCATCTCATTAGGACCATTAATTCTGCTTCCAGTATACTCTGTGTACTCTCCTCTTACTCCAGTTGTAAGATCAAGTTTATTTGTAAGATTATATTTATTAAAGGCATATATTCCGTGGGACTCTTTAGTTAAGTTGATTTTAACTTTATTTGTAACAGCTTTTCGATCTTCTGGAGATAGAGCTACATACATTCCATACTCGTTATAATATGTTTTTAAAATTTCAGAAGTAACATTAGAATCTCTTTTTACATTGGCTTTTGTATAATCATATCCTAAAATTAACTCCCCTTTGTCATACTCATATTTAGTCTTAAGTTTAATTCCATTTTTTTCCTCTTTAAACTTTGCACTCATAAGAGATTTAACATCATAAAAATTATAATAGGATCTCACATCAGAGTATTTTCTAGAAGATAACTCTATTAGTATGTCATCGACACTTTCTGTAGATATATCTCTTTCCTGTTTTTGATTGAAAAAAGATGCTCCAAAGAGTAGTTTATCTGTAGCTCTGTATTCGTAATCAAAAACATTACTTTCAGATTTTGTATCTACATCTAAGTTTAAACCAGGAGCTCTTCTGTTTATTTCTAATATTTTTTTACTAACTTCATTTGTTCCATTATCTTTTTCATTACCTCTTCTACCTTGATAACGAATTTTATGTTTATCACTTATTTTATAATCAAACCCTCCTAAGAAGATTTTGTTTTCTTTTTCCTCATCCTCTCGATACCCTTCGCTATTACTATAGTTAAATCCATAGTTTACATATAGATCTTTTGTGACGTTGTATCCACCTGCAAATCCTAAATCTCTATCGTCAAACGAGCCGTAATTTAGATCCATAAAGAAGTTATTTTTTGTGGCATTGGAGTTTGTAGAAATGTTTATAACTCCACCAACAGTTCCACTTCCATATAGAGTTGCTCCACCACCTGGGATTATCTCAATTTTTTTTATACTTTCAACAGGGATAGAGTTAATGGGTAAACTAGCCATTGATTCCTCTGTTGGGTTAATAGAGATACCATCTACCATAACTTTAACTCTACTCAGAGATTTCTCTCCACTTCCTCTCATGTCTATTCTAGGGCCAAAAGCTGTATTTTGTACGATAACTCCAGGAGCTTCCCTTAGTATAGCTTCAACGTTTTCATATTTTTTTTCTTGTATCTTTTCCTGAGTAATGATTGTTGTATTTTTAGATTCCACAACATTAAATATAGAACCCCCACTTCTAGTGTTATCTGTTATATGAGAGGTTTGTAATTCAACCGCTCCTATATCATCTGAATATGAGTTTGCACAAAATGCTAAACACATAACAAATAGATATTTTTTCATTTAAATCCCTCCACTATATCATTTTACAAATATTTTAATAATCAAAATATTTGTAAAATAATTATAAAGTAAAAACATAGAAAATTATTTTTTATAACATGAAAAGTTGAATTTTTTA
This genomic window from Cetobacterium sp. NK01 contains:
- a CDS encoding glutathione ABC transporter substrate-binding protein yields the protein MIKKIFLLIIGIFTLLGCEKKEDKKEEKSLIIVQGSDARTMDPQKAIDTPTVRVYNQIYDGLLKKDKDMNIVPGLAESWKKIDETKTIFNLRKNVKFHNGETLTAKDVKFTLDRMKNQPTVSFLISEIEAVNIIDDYTVEIVTKDGFGPLLSHLSHPGAVILNEKAVTNSSEKYDQNPVGTGPYIFDKWLAGDRIFLKANPDYYLGKTSIENVVIKAIPEGTNRTIALETGEADIVYDVEPVDIDKIKENGNLKFLMEQSLGNAYLGLNTQHKPFDDVKVRQAIAHAINVDDIIEVAYKNTAVPGNSPLSPKIPGYNKDVKNYEYNVEKAKNLLAEAGYPNGFKTSIWISDNTIRKDIATILQDQFKTIGIDATIETLEWGAYIDRTAAGEHDMYILGWITVTGDPDYGLYPVFHSSAHGRPGNRSFYSNATVDKLLDEARVSTDQEKRISNYKEAQKIIQEEIPSITMVYNNQNVATQKYVENFVLHPTGYFDLYNVNFSNK
- a CDS encoding creatininase family protein, producing MNISNTPAKDVVNFMKKSPIAVIAIGSIEYHGAQAPLGTDYIIPDYIVSKLSYRDDILTLPPIPYGNCQSIKDFPGTINIGSTNLINILNSIVDSLLASGLKKFIFVNGHGGNISALDQVGLDTFEKGGLVATIDWWNLAKLLNPDYDGGHGDIQETSTVMAIDRDSVNLDYCEPLVINELSDKITNKYITLHNYKNGNIKIMRSFKSVVPNGWIGPYDPKNSTVDLGERILVDVIEYIEDFIESFKKV
- a CDS encoding AAA family ATPase; translation: MIKKSLPVGIDDFKKIIENSYYFVDKSMFIDELLNKRSEVTLLSRPRRFGKTLNMSMLNYFFNIEDKDNNKKLFEGLAISNTDKMKYMGEYPVIYISLKEIKVNNWDLCLNKLHLLLQNEYSKYNLTLEKKRENQENAILDLSKFLYEKYKKKVIILIDEYDTPLVTAHSQGYYDEAIFFFRNFLSAALKGNPYLEFSVLTGILRVAKESIFSGLNNLAVSTILDRDFNHFGLTEEEVEDLLKYYELEYELEEVKKWYNGYQFGKKLVYNPWSLINFASKNELNPYWVNTSDNSLIKELLDKNDSKVIDDLKAVFSGNEIEEVITENIIFSDLEDVDTIWSLMLFSGYLTYDRFEISDITEAKTYFLKIPNYEVKSFFKNTFIKEYSHGKTAMYFKMLEDLYKGDVDRFKFKFKELYYSAVSYHDTGDSEKYYHHFMLGLLLILGDKYIITSNRESGYGRYDIALEPKDKRNYGLIFEFKIGDKTSIEEKAKKALSQIKEKKYDTSMKNNGVSKVIKIGMAFSGKDVVIESEVDK
- a CDS encoding CidA/LrgA family protein, producing the protein MFLEILIIFAITYSGILLSQFLALPVPGTIVGMFILLVLLITKFLKVKNIEKTTNFILGSMLFLFLPPAVKLLNYMEVLKSSFFRVVLLIVLTTIITMAITGVTVNFLIERGERKNGTTK
- a CDS encoding LrgB family protein, whose translation is MEQLNNPLFGLTISFLAFEIGKYIFEKTKFPLFNPLLVGAALVIGFLYYFSIPLDYYLKGGDMIEFFLIPGTVLLAVPLYKQLNLLKKYYIPILIGGLVGAVTTITSTIVLAKILGIDRLLLISFIPKSITTPIGVEVSKNLGGIPAITIFSIVLTGICGNIFAVSICKLFKINHPVAKGVAIGISSHVGGTTKAMEMGEVEGAISALSIVIAGVLTLILAIFIRNFIAYI
- a CDS encoding autotransporter outer membrane beta-barrel domain-containing protein, producing the protein MKKNKYLLLALLALSGKIYANDLPIISIPPETIEKGAYENILRVVDQINKKKGINSAYLEGSTHDLGPKDNGIDIVAMAHANDKLELTGVRGFYKGETYHSAIDIVENKLNAIDKSLKEKLPFVGNNYEKRFYFGNGNSVKDIIFKKSDDYNKTVEKIRDNKNEKYSIEGVYTNINKTLNKSYDTANPLDISMKDYREKIQDKPKEEVAKYLHEKLKENGVETELKNGELFTKNDKEEWRVLWNLQGVRIREGYDQTLNETVYTKIYTYEPKNEQGQIFYTKDSNMYIEDKGISKENLRITGGSYYGNEGKSLEDMLKDESKYVTKYSNSIEKLTADKQKLKSGEMEEEEFNAKWVTPFKKGGEFEKALEKYLAEVTPLYENMKKYEKTDFNKYLAEYEKIESIQKEHGFFTGFASWRDDNPEEKEAIWRKWTDRILSDKNLILEIESKNIEFRGKGRVDGTIDLGEGYNKLRITEQFTGKYGTNIILGPYAKLKNIAVVEVGRAIGDENNPSLSGNHSLTLDIDTDVKDNKGHLIQHAFRDSDKDIEFTNAYVLDLNEKNKFSIEMIVSKIDEDSTINMGRPLETTVRNFTTSGEEFLKSKIKLDSDSIVHEIKELNKSDENGNSLVQVVVKDRVQGLDNLENEVYKSIKDAKKIGSIWETTTSTNKKTVFGGVREQEALSELKMLTDQMSKRNIYKYLNKISKNELNTFTSLPFGVQNSFEKDSYVDGGYISNRDVEDDFKGNINTGYALYEKKMNDSFKIGGIFGGATSNHQEIKKDSLDTVTTNSNVKGQSLYLGGYGRYAYTPNFNIISGIGAQYGEYDVNRKLKNNYQDLSFKSKPKTNGLNLYSGVIYDYPLPKDMRIGAKGLLSYSLIIQNSIEESKEKLALDIAKQNYNYLDGELGFNISKTLYSKGTVSQLSAGLSGIYGLSGYDNENMSGKIQGSTSNFTILGKDNEKESLKLTLAYDVQRDSGITYGIEGDYLTNKERKNVTIGVKLGYIF